A window of the Fibrobacter sp. UWH4 genome harbors these coding sequences:
- the mutS gene encoding DNA mismatch repair protein MutS yields the protein MAVTPLMQQYYEIKKQNPGCILFFRMGDFFELFEDDAVVASKILGLTLTSRNNGASGATPLCGFPHHAADRYVPKMVAAGYRIAICEQVEDPKLAKGIVKRDIVEIISAGTAMDESNLNAKEANYLCAFIPEKDSVSFAIADVTTGYLAACKSSVQAFECEFCRRMPKEVVVPEGTVIPSGVMDLIRSENILVTELPAFLFGEDSAKDVLFTHFKVEALDGLGLDGRVVETQVTGALLQYLMDQKKSELSHFTTLEILNLDDYMTLDPSTLRNLELVRPLNADDISSTLCYVLDFTVTAMGGRNLKEWVSHPLISVDRIKEREEAVEELVNNPVALDELKESLTSILDMERLMGRVGSGRANARDLAGMGRSLSQASKVADVLEGLNSPIFEPMRAALIAARGRGEELLSQFNDDLPLTVREGGMIRAGANAELDAMNEDIKERREWIASLEVRERERLGIPSLKVGYNRVFGYYIEITKAQMAKATSPIPDEYIRKQTTVNGERYITPEMKECESIISNAEVNIHALEYKIFCELRERVNSWRAELQEIANAIAHVDTLYSFARAARKYNYVRPEVFEGSGIEIKGGFHPVIVAVNSDLDFIPNDVNLSPEATRLMLITGPNMAGKSTYLRQTGLIVLMAQIGCFVPAESARIGVVDRIFTRVGASDRLSRGLSTFMVEMIETANILRNATSHSLVLLDEIGRGTSTFDGLSIAWAIVETLHDEPARAAITLFATHYHELTGLVESLEHAGNFQVGVQEKGDKLIFLHKILEGACDSSYGIHVAEMAGLPNNVLRRARKILLRLEKQKIDPSDGATHKKLMEKPQVDLFAPPDESTQLLKEEIRRLKPEEMTPMQALQCLMDLKEHYGK from the coding sequence ATGGCTGTGACCCCGTTAATGCAGCAGTATTACGAGATCAAGAAACAGAATCCCGGCTGCATCTTGTTTTTTAGAATGGGCGACTTCTTCGAACTTTTCGAAGACGATGCCGTGGTTGCCTCGAAGATTTTAGGACTCACGCTCACGAGCCGCAACAACGGCGCCTCGGGAGCTACACCCTTGTGCGGGTTCCCGCACCATGCCGCAGACCGCTACGTGCCCAAGATGGTGGCGGCGGGCTACCGCATTGCCATTTGCGAACAGGTGGAAGACCCGAAACTCGCGAAGGGAATCGTCAAGCGCGACATTGTAGAAATCATCAGTGCCGGCACTGCAATGGACGAGTCGAACTTGAATGCGAAAGAGGCGAATTACCTTTGCGCTTTCATTCCCGAAAAGGACTCGGTCTCGTTTGCGATTGCCGACGTGACGACCGGCTACCTGGCCGCGTGCAAGAGCTCGGTGCAGGCGTTCGAATGTGAATTCTGCCGCCGTATGCCGAAAGAAGTCGTAGTGCCCGAAGGAACCGTGATTCCTAGCGGCGTCATGGACTTGATCCGCTCCGAAAACATTCTGGTGACAGAACTTCCGGCTTTCCTGTTCGGCGAAGATTCCGCGAAGGATGTGCTGTTTACGCATTTTAAGGTCGAGGCTTTGGACGGTCTCGGTCTCGATGGGCGAGTGGTCGAAACCCAGGTGACGGGAGCGCTTCTCCAGTACTTGATGGACCAGAAGAAGTCCGAACTTTCGCACTTTACGACGCTCGAGATTCTGAATCTCGACGACTACATGACGCTTGACCCGAGCACGCTGCGTAATCTGGAACTGGTGCGCCCGCTGAATGCCGACGATATCAGCAGCACGCTTTGCTACGTGCTCGACTTTACGGTGACGGCCATGGGCGGGCGCAACTTGAAGGAATGGGTGAGTCACCCGTTGATTTCGGTGGACCGCATTAAGGAACGTGAAGAAGCCGTCGAAGAACTCGTTAACAACCCGGTCGCTCTCGATGAACTGAAAGAATCGCTGACTTCGATTCTCGATATGGAACGCCTGATGGGCCGCGTCGGTTCTGGCCGCGCGAATGCCCGCGATTTGGCGGGCATGGGCCGTTCGCTTTCGCAGGCATCCAAGGTGGCCGATGTACTTGAGGGCTTGAATTCGCCGATATTTGAACCGATGCGAGCGGCCCTCATTGCCGCCCGTGGCCGCGGCGAAGAACTCCTCTCGCAATTTAACGATGACTTGCCGCTGACCGTCCGCGAGGGCGGCATGATTCGCGCGGGTGCAAACGCGGAACTCGATGCCATGAACGAAGACATCAAGGAACGCCGCGAATGGATAGCCTCCTTGGAAGTTCGCGAGCGAGAACGCCTCGGCATCCCGAGCCTCAAGGTGGGCTATAACCGTGTCTTCGGTTACTACATCGAAATTACCAAGGCGCAGATGGCGAAGGCCACAAGTCCGATTCCCGACGAATACATCCGCAAGCAGACGACGGTGAATGGCGAACGCTACATTACGCCCGAGATGAAGGAATGCGAATCCATCATCAGTAACGCCGAAGTCAACATTCATGCGCTGGAATACAAGATTTTCTGCGAACTGCGCGAACGCGTGAACAGCTGGCGTGCCGAACTGCAAGAAATTGCGAATGCGATTGCGCACGTGGATACGCTTTACAGCTTTGCCCGCGCCGCCCGCAAGTACAATTACGTTCGCCCCGAAGTCTTCGAAGGCTCGGGTATCGAAATCAAGGGTGGTTTCCATCCGGTGATTGTCGCGGTCAATTCCGACCTGGACTTTATCCCGAACGATGTGAACCTTTCGCCCGAAGCGACCCGCCTGATGCTCATTACGGGCCCGAACATGGCCGGTAAATCGACTTACCTGCGCCAGACGGGGCTTATTGTGCTCATGGCGCAAATCGGCTGCTTTGTGCCTGCTGAAAGTGCACGCATCGGCGTGGTGGACCGCATCTTTACCCGCGTGGGTGCCAGCGACCGCCTGAGCCGCGGCCTTTCGACGTTCATGGTCGAAATGATCGAAACTGCGAACATCTTGCGCAATGCGACTTCGCACAGCCTGGTGCTTCTCGACGAAATCGGTCGCGGTACCAGCACCTTTGACGGTCTCTCGATTGCGTGGGCGATTGTGGAAACTCTGCACGATGAACCGGCCCGCGCCGCTATTACGCTGTTTGCAACGCACTACCACGAACTCACGGGCCTTGTCGAAAGCCTTGAACATGCCGGCAACTTCCAGGTGGGCGTTCAGGAAAAGGGCGACAAGCTGATTTTCTTGCACAAGATTCTCGAAGGCGCTTGCGACTCCAGCTACGGTATTCACGTAGCGGAAATGGCGGGCCTCCCGAACAACGTGCTGCGCCGCGCCCGCAAGATTCTCTTGCGCCTCGAAAAGCAGAAGATTGACCCGAGCGATGGCGCGACCCACAAGAAACTCATGGAAAAGCCGCAGGTCGACCTGTTCGCTCCCCCTGACGAATCCACGCAGCTCCTTAAAGAAGAAATCCGCCGCCTGAAACCCGAAGAAATGACACCGATGCAGGCGCTCCAATGCCTGATGGACCTGAAGGAGCACTACGGAAAATAA
- a CDS encoding FISUMP domain-containing protein, translating into MKKSFQRVIATLNLFQGKQSLAIILLAAIFALSACGDDDSSSPSAKGLPAEVTDKAELETYECSMDVIGEKVYVTELEENYECDGEKWFKSYDQAKPSSTSTKSSSSKNPDGSSDSKTADKEGLSSSATGGAASNHDTVDVKIVSSGTCDCSKYKCVTTEFLNQDLLKSGKYGEFLDERDGKVYKTIVIGVGERTQTWMAQNMNFSDSVVKSHCYDKLETNCEKYGALYIYENAKGACPAGWHLPSSGEYEILSENAGGHNGLKSQYEWEKSQLDRFGFSALPAGFYKESAYKDNGDETRLWTSSLHPKRDHWVQQCDTYRLSDVDMWSGIQSWFVDESYSVRCIKDVSEKNPADTIVIKGYEGSYGTLKDERDGKEYKTVKIGPREWMAENLDYDTLNASSTSYGGKYYTANQARAVCPQGWHLPYMSEWDSLVAYVDRNRENISIASALKSTDGWNYHPDIEPGRDVFGFSGTPSGYISGTFRSGELNGNGTSGWLWARDILGSRDAQYIFKLEDADSEYEGFVDYATQIPVRCIKNLHSDYEYGTLIDARDGKKYNTTKIGDQNWMAENLDYAYLESNEEKDSLSFCLQNEPDSCAKYGRLYAYETIMDSSVRLCPSGWHIPNYTEWNQLFSYIKDDIPQQAVFCPNGLMLRSEDGWKADENGLNFYGFSILPSGYLSHDYYINGVAYLAYASDSKYKAGYLNFNYNASRFLYEFPTATSRNFAAYGIRCVQDE; encoded by the coding sequence ATGAAGAAGTCTTTCCAGCGTGTCATTGCGACCCTGAACTTGTTTCAGGGGAAGCAATCTCTAGCCATCATCTTGTTGGCGGCAATCTTCGCCCTTTCCGCCTGCGGGGACGACGACTCGTCTTCGCCGAGCGCGAAAGGACTCCCTGCCGAAGTGACGGACAAGGCGGAACTCGAAACATACGAGTGCAGCATGGATGTCATCGGCGAGAAGGTCTATGTGACCGAACTCGAAGAGAACTACGAATGCGACGGCGAAAAGTGGTTCAAGTCCTACGACCAGGCAAAGCCGAGTTCGACTTCTACAAAGTCGTCGAGCAGCAAGAATCCCGACGGCTCCAGCGACTCCAAGACTGCCGACAAGGAAGGCTTGTCGAGTAGCGCTACCGGCGGGGCAGCCTCAAATCACGATACCGTTGATGTAAAAATCGTTTCTTCGGGGACTTGCGACTGTTCAAAATACAAATGTGTCACAACGGAATTCCTTAATCAGGATTTGTTAAAATCTGGCAAATATGGCGAATTTTTGGATGAAAGGGATGGAAAAGTCTACAAAACAATTGTCATTGGTGTCGGGGAACGAACTCAGACCTGGATGGCGCAAAATATGAATTTTAGCGATTCGGTTGTGAAATCTCACTGCTATGATAAGTTGGAAACGAATTGCGAAAAATATGGTGCCCTATATATTTATGAAAATGCAAAAGGAGCATGTCCTGCCGGTTGGCATTTACCTTCGTCGGGTGAATACGAAATTTTAAGCGAAAACGCGGGGGGACATAATGGTCTGAAATCTCAATACGAATGGGAAAAATCTCAATTAGACCGGTTTGGCTTTTCGGCATTACCTGCAGGTTTTTATAAAGAGTCTGCATACAAAGATAATGGTGATGAAACTCGGCTTTGGACATCATCTCTCCATCCGAAACGAGATCATTGGGTTCAACAGTGTGATACATACCGCTTGTCAGATGTTGATATGTGGAGTGGCATTCAATCGTGGTTCGTTGATGAGAGTTATTCAGTCCGTTGTATTAAGGATGTTTCTGAAAAGAATCCCGCCGATACAATTGTTATAAAGGGGTATGAAGGTTCGTATGGAACTTTGAAGGATGAACGAGACGGAAAAGAATATAAAACCGTTAAGATTGGACCTCGTGAATGGATGGCTGAAAATCTTGATTACGACACTTTGAATGCATCCAGTACTTCGTACGGAGGAAAATATTATACAGCGAATCAAGCCCGTGCTGTGTGCCCCCAGGGATGGCATCTGCCCTATATGAGCGAATGGGATTCGCTGGTAGCCTATGTGGATCGCAATAGGGAAAATATCTCGATTGCATCTGCGCTAAAATCAACAGACGGATGGAATTACCATCCTGATATTGAACCGGGTAGGGATGTCTTTGGATTTTCGGGAACTCCTTCTGGATATATTTCAGGAACATTTCGTAGTGGCGAGTTAAATGGAAACGGAACTTCGGGTTGGCTCTGGGCTAGGGATATTTTAGGCAGCAGAGATGCACAGTATATATTTAAGTTAGAAGATGCCGATTCTGAGTATGAGGGATTTGTTGACTATGCAACGCAGATTCCTGTTCGCTGTATAAAAAATTTGCATTCTGATTATGAATATGGAACATTGATTGATGCTAGGGACGGAAAGAAGTATAATACGACCAAAATCGGTGACCAAAATTGGATGGCCGAAAATTTAGATTACGCTTATCTAGAATCAAATGAAGAAAAAGATTCATTGAGTTTTTGTCTTCAAAATGAACCTGATAGCTGTGCAAAGTATGGTCGCCTTTATGCATACGAGACTATTATGGATAGTAGTGTCCGTTTATGTCCCTCCGGTTGGCATATCCCGAACTATACTGAATGGAATCAGCTCTTTTCGTATATAAAAGATGATATCCCTCAGCAGGCTGTATTTTGTCCTAATGGGCTTATGTTACGTTCTGAAGATGGTTGGAAAGCAGATGAAAATGGATTGAATTTCTATGGTTTTTCGATTCTTCCTTCGGGGTATCTATCGCATGATTACTATATAAATGGAGTTGCGTACCTAGCTTATGCATCGGACTCGAAATATAAAGCGGGGTATTTGAATTTTAATTATAACGCAAGCCGATTCCTGTACGAATTCCCGACTGCTACAAGCAGAAATTTTGCCGCTTATGGAATTAGATGTGTTCAGGATGAATAG
- the scpB gene encoding SMC-Scp complex subunit ScpB, with protein sequence MEENQNLDDLAEESAELPKVESQEDLARIIQALVFASPDIVTLKKLREILGDFLDARLVSDALIAANDSLNKINSPFEIVEQAGGYRFRTRAKYYPWVRKLFPEANARRLSQAALETLAVIAYQQPITKAAIEQVRGVSSVDGPIRNLLDKGFIALGSRADTVGNPYTYVTTQEFMKYFGINRIPEDLPRLREFSELLEAGALVPQYAKPESVSPEEPVQPEENPDQVELSMGDA encoded by the coding sequence ATGGAAGAAAATCAGAATTTGGACGATTTGGCCGAAGAATCGGCGGAACTCCCGAAAGTCGAGAGCCAAGAGGATTTGGCCCGCATTATCCAGGCGCTGGTGTTTGCGTCTCCTGACATTGTGACGCTCAAGAAGTTGCGTGAAATTCTGGGCGATTTTTTGGATGCGCGTTTGGTGTCCGATGCTTTGATTGCGGCGAACGATTCGCTGAACAAGATTAATTCCCCGTTCGAAATCGTGGAACAGGCGGGCGGTTACCGTTTCCGCACGCGTGCGAAGTATTACCCTTGGGTGCGCAAACTGTTCCCCGAGGCAAATGCCCGCAGGCTCAGCCAGGCGGCGCTTGAAACCTTGGCGGTCATCGCTTACCAGCAGCCGATTACCAAGGCGGCCATTGAACAGGTGCGTGGCGTGTCGTCGGTGGACGGCCCGATCCGTAACCTGCTCGACAAGGGCTTTATCGCGCTGGGTAGCCGCGCCGATACGGTCGGAAACCCTTATACCTACGTGACTACGCAGGAATTCATGAAGTATTTCGGCATCAACCGCATTCCTGAAGACCTGCCGCGCCTCCGCGAATTCAGCGAACTTCTGGAAGCGGGCGCCTTGGTGCCGCAGTACGCTAAACCCGAATCGGTGAGCCCCGAAGAACCGGTGCAGCCCGAAGAAAATCCGGACCAGGTTGAATTGTCGATGGGAGATGCCTAA